A single Flavobacterium sp. 1 DNA region contains:
- a CDS encoding TetR/AcrR family transcriptional regulator: protein MTNRSYICTVIFLNIKSKETIIMAKGEETRQFIIEKAAPIFNTKGIAATAMSDIMEATKLSKGSMYVHFENKEVLACAAVDYNMKVLGDKLMARLTKSKTAKEELFTYIDFFSNAVNPPLTGGCPLLNFGTEADDTNPIIKEKINMGINLNQKILEASINKGIANSEFRTGWNAVDFATVIVAMMEGGHLISRMSGKNDKMKIITSTLKSMIEENSL, encoded by the coding sequence ATGACCAATCGGTCATATATTTGCACTGTAATTTTTCTGAATATAAAAAGTAAAGAAACAATTATCATGGCAAAAGGCGAAGAAACCAGACAATTCATCATAGAAAAAGCAGCTCCGATTTTTAATACAAAAGGGATTGCGGCAACGGCTATGAGTGATATTATGGAGGCTACCAAATTGTCTAAAGGAAGCATGTACGTTCATTTTGAAAATAAAGAAGTCCTTGCCTGCGCTGCTGTAGATTACAATATGAAAGTATTGGGAGATAAATTAATGGCAAGACTGACCAAAAGCAAAACAGCCAAAGAGGAGTTGTTTACGTATATCGATTTCTTTAGTAATGCTGTAAATCCACCGCTTACCGGAGGTTGTCCTTTATTGAATTTCGGAACAGAGGCTGATGACACTAATCCTATCATAAAAGAAAAAATAAATATGGGCATCAATTTAAATCAGAAGATATTAGAAGCCAGCATAAACAAAGGAATTGCCAACTCTGAATTCAGAACTGGCTGGAATGCAGTCGATTTTGCCACCGTAATCGTTGCCATGATGGAAGGCGGTCATTTAATTTCAAGAATGTCAGGCAAAAATGATAAGATGAAAATAATTACCAGTACCCTAAAATCAATGATAGAGGAAAATAGCCTCTAA
- a CDS encoding SDR family NAD(P)-dependent oxidoreductase, producing the protein MSKTILISGASKGFGRVWAEAFLAKGYQVAATARNIDTLADLKAQYGDAILPLKLDVNKREESFEVVKKVQEHFGKIDILINNAGYALNGAVEEASESEARAQFETNFFGTLWLTQAVLPIMRKQQSGHIIQVSSILGIVTLPVLGLYNASKFAVEGLTETLASEVKQFGINVTLLEPNGYATDIWGNGFNSQSIDAYDGLKKAIVDGHDPDTFGTISATVPAVIKLVEAANPPLRLFLGKVALPFAKHTYEQKIATWEEWADVSVAAHR; encoded by the coding sequence ATGTCAAAAACAATTTTAATTTCAGGAGCATCAAAAGGATTCGGAAGAGTCTGGGCAGAAGCATTTTTAGCAAAAGGCTATCAGGTAGCTGCAACAGCAAGAAATATCGACACCTTAGCCGACTTAAAAGCACAATATGGAGATGCTATTTTACCGCTAAAATTAGATGTAAACAAACGTGAAGAATCGTTTGAAGTAGTCAAAAAAGTGCAAGAGCACTTCGGGAAAATTGATATCCTGATTAATAATGCCGGTTATGCTTTAAACGGTGCTGTTGAAGAAGCCAGCGAAAGCGAAGCAAGAGCACAATTCGAAACCAATTTCTTCGGAACTTTATGGTTAACACAGGCTGTTCTGCCGATTATGAGAAAGCAGCAAAGCGGTCACATCATTCAGGTTTCTTCTATTTTAGGTATTGTCACTTTACCAGTTTTAGGACTATACAATGCTTCTAAATTTGCCGTTGAAGGTCTGACCGAAACGTTGGCTTCAGAGGTAAAACAATTCGGAATCAATGTGACTTTATTAGAGCCAAACGGTTATGCTACAGATATCTGGGGTAATGGATTCAACAGCCAGAGCATCGACGCTTATGATGGACTAAAAAAAGCAATTGTAGATGGACATGATCCTGATACTTTTGGAACAATAAGTGCTACAGTTCCAGCGGTCATTAAACTGGTTGAAGCTGCAAACCCTCCACTACGCCTATTTTTAGGAAAAGTTGCCTTGCCATTCGCTAAACATACCTACGAACAAAAAATTGCCACATGGGAAGAATGGGCTGACGTTTCTGTAGCCGCACACAGATAA
- a CDS encoding transposase: MSEKYKFGEKSGAYFISFATVNWIDVFTRDLYFSTITESLDFCRKNKGMEIYGYCIMHSHVHLIFRSALGDPSGLIRDFKGFTSKKLLKLIEENPQESRKEWMLWMFERAGKKNSNVTFRQFWQQNNHPIEIWSLKVFEQKLNYIHNNPVEAGFVTDPIEWKYSSARNYGNNDHTILEIDIN, translated from the coding sequence ATGAGCGAAAAGTACAAGTTTGGAGAAAAATCGGGAGCTTATTTTATAAGTTTTGCTACAGTGAATTGGATAGATGTTTTTACAAGAGACCTTTATTTTTCGACTATCACAGAATCTCTAGATTTTTGCAGAAAAAACAAAGGAATGGAAATTTATGGATATTGTATTATGCATAGTCATGTCCATTTAATCTTCCGTTCCGCATTAGGCGATCCATCAGGATTAATTAGAGATTTCAAAGGCTTTACATCCAAAAAACTATTAAAATTAATAGAAGAAAATCCACAAGAAAGCAGAAAAGAATGGATGTTGTGGATGTTTGAAAGAGCAGGCAAAAAAAACAGCAATGTAACCTTTAGACAGTTTTGGCAACAAAACAATCATCCAATTGAAATTTGGTCATTGAAAGTATTTGAACAAAAACTGAATTACATTCATAATAACCCAGTTGAAGCAGGATTTGTAACAGATCCCATAGAATGGAAATATAGCAGTGCTAGAAATTATGGCAATAATGACCATACAATTCTGGAAATAGATATAAATTAA
- a CDS encoding DUF4747 family protein: MSKMFFNRLHLNITDNRPKKPFIIDGIKSVASEGFNNYSYKIVEVETKGSYIKGYLIKYDPYGRGEVLDESTDTVKKGGTVNNIIAKSLFLINTDEMVIAFEEIKNVISKTMFCRIFTNLFNNNHKGQNFEFSISSISEKYSFIEQARNLTNIKRVSIRLVPSNPNNADLWRTTDERMQANRITKYKEIQESSDEKGISLDDQTIAKMAMSEDGYGFAEANGFDKKGNPVTISTAKRNQEITQILPDSVEKSGMNKIIQYLNLTFEKIKQRTNHQE; the protein is encoded by the coding sequence ATGTCTAAAATGTTTTTCAATAGGTTGCATCTAAATATTACTGATAATCGACCAAAAAAACCTTTCATAATTGACGGAATTAAAAGTGTTGCTTCTGAAGGATTCAACAACTATTCATACAAAATTGTTGAAGTAGAAACAAAAGGATCTTATATAAAAGGATACCTAATAAAATATGACCCATATGGAAGAGGTGAAGTTTTGGATGAATCAACTGACACAGTAAAAAAAGGTGGAACAGTTAATAATATAATAGCTAAATCACTCTTTTTAATTAATACAGATGAAATGGTTATTGCATTTGAAGAGATTAAAAATGTGATTTCAAAAACTATGTTTTGTAGAATATTTACAAATCTTTTTAATAATAATCATAAAGGACAAAATTTTGAATTTTCAATTTCAAGTATTAGTGAGAAATATTCATTTATTGAGCAGGCTCGTAATTTAACGAATATCAAACGTGTATCAATAAGATTAGTCCCATCAAATCCTAATAACGCTGATTTATGGAGAACTACGGATGAAAGAATGCAAGCAAATAGGATAACTAAATATAAAGAAATCCAAGAATCTTCCGATGAAAAAGGGATTTCACTGGATGATCAAACAATTGCAAAAATGGCAATGTCAGAAGATGGTTATGGCTTTGCTGAAGCAAATGGCTTTGATAAAAAAGGTAACCCTGTAACTATTAGTACAGCAAAGAGAAATCAAGAAATTACTCAAATTTTACCAGATAGTGTTGAAAAAAGTGGAATGAATAAAATTATTCAGTATCTTAATCTTACTTTTGAAAAAATTAAACAAAGAACAAATCATCAAGAATGA
- a CDS encoding efflux RND transporter periplasmic adaptor subunit, protein MQNKIIQPTALFFAALFFLNSCNSKKEETAVTEIEPKTETFLLQKEKLTTELRLPAELTGFQQVDLYAKVSSFVKILKVDIGTEVKKGQLLIVLEAPEISSQLAAAESRLKSMEAIYTTSKSTYNRLYETSKVEGTISKNDLEMASGKKNSDYAQYQAAIAAHKEVSIMRGYLEIRAPFDGVVAARNVNLGTYVGPSGKGSDLPILTIQQQDKLRLAVSIPELYTGYLHNGDEMSFNVKSLPDTFKAKIQRMSGALDLKLRSERVEMDVHNTSGNLLPGMVAEVLLPLNAKDSTFVIPKSALVNAAEGTFVIKVVNQKATRIDVKKGREIDDKIEIFGDLNSNDKLVKIASEEIKEGDDIKE, encoded by the coding sequence ATGCAAAATAAAATTATACAACCGACCGCGCTGTTTTTTGCAGCACTATTTTTCCTAAACAGCTGTAATTCTAAAAAAGAAGAAACTGCTGTTACTGAAATCGAACCTAAAACAGAAACTTTTCTTTTGCAAAAAGAAAAACTAACCACCGAATTGCGCTTACCCGCCGAATTAACTGGTTTTCAGCAAGTGGATTTGTATGCAAAAGTGAGCAGTTTTGTCAAAATTTTAAAAGTGGATATTGGAACAGAAGTCAAAAAAGGACAGCTTTTGATTGTTTTGGAAGCTCCCGAAATCAGTTCGCAGTTAGCTGCTGCCGAATCGAGATTAAAATCGATGGAAGCCATTTATACCACCAGCAAAAGTACCTACAACCGTTTGTATGAAACAAGCAAAGTTGAAGGAACAATTTCTAAAAACGATCTGGAAATGGCAAGCGGTAAAAAGAATTCTGATTATGCACAATATCAGGCGGCGATTGCGGCGCATAAAGAAGTTTCGATTATGAGAGGTTATCTGGAAATCCGCGCTCCTTTTGACGGCGTTGTAGCGGCTCGAAATGTGAATTTAGGAACGTATGTTGGTCCTTCCGGAAAAGGTTCCGATCTGCCTATACTGACGATTCAGCAGCAGGATAAACTGCGTTTGGCGGTTTCTATTCCGGAGCTGTACACGGGCTATTTACACAATGGCGACGAAATGAGTTTTAATGTAAAATCACTGCCTGATACTTTCAAAGCCAAGATTCAGAGAATGTCTGGCGCTTTGGATTTGAAACTGCGTTCGGAGCGTGTAGAAATGGATGTACACAACACCAGTGGCAACTTATTGCCTGGAATGGTGGCCGAAGTGCTGTTACCGCTTAACGCAAAAGACAGCACATTTGTAATTCCAAAATCGGCATTGGTGAATGCTGCTGAAGGGACTTTTGTGATTAAAGTGGTTAACCAAAAAGCCACTCGAATCGATGTCAAAAAAGGAAGAGAAATCGATGATAAAATTGAAATATTTGGTGATTTGAATTCAAATGATAAACTGGTAAAAATTGCCAGCGAAGAAATTAAGGAAGGTGATGATATAAAGGAATAG